The Sparus aurata chromosome 15, fSpaAur1.1, whole genome shotgun sequence genomic interval tcgttaaacaaaacaaaatacataaaatgtttGTGGCAATGAAGACCttacaaaataacatttaaggACCTGCAGACACTCTGCTGGTAAAATCAGCAGATTAAACTGATGATGAAAATTGTTAACCTTGATCTGTACCAACGCTCACCTGCATGTATTCACCGAAGCGTGTACAGGTGGGTGTACCGCTCTTCTGAGCAGGGAGCGTCTGTCTGTTGACCTTGCAGCTTGGGGTGGATGAGGAAGAGGATAAAGATGATTGAGTGCTTGAGGAGGCCAGGGTCTGCATGCAGGACAGCACCACCCTTGACATGGCCACATCTCTTGTCAGGCCACCGGCCCTTTGACTCAGAGAGCTCCTTGACTCctgaagaagaataaaaatgttACCTGTTAGAACATGAAAGTCAAAGGCATAAAAAGTTCTACAACAActcagcttgtgtttcttttgtgtgggtctgtgtgcgTTCCTCACCCTGCGTGCATGCTCTGCTTGTTGGCACCTGTTCAGAGCTGCTGTATCATCACAGATGATCTTCCTCCACGTCCTGCTCACTTTCTTACAGCTGTGAGATGAGAAAAGGTGAACACATGATGAatatcaaaagaaaaatataaactaTAAAGATAAAGAATTACTGACATGCATTTCttcatttaatttctctctGATCATTCATGGTTCCTATCATTGTTCAAAGGGTCTTGTCTTAATCTTAACTCACACAAAACAGCTTTCTGTGATCATTTATGATAAGACAGTAAAGTATAAACTTTGGGCAAAAACTAGCATTTATTTCTGATGTAAACCAACTGTCTTACTTATTTTCTTGAAGATACAAATTAGTCGTAAAGTTTACAGCAGTTGCTTGCTTCATTCAGTATTCAGCAGATTGATAAAACACAGTTCAACAGCTTGTAACAGAATCAAGACCGACAGTGGTTATTCAGCCCTTGTAGGTATGAACCCACCCACCACATAGTGAAGGATTTGTATATTACCTAATGAGGTCCATGTCCCCCAGCAGAGACAGGATGTTTGTCAGAATGCTTCTCATGTTCCTGGACAGGAGAGATGAAAACATGTCGACGTACTCACAGCCCATCTGGCCTCCAATCACCCGATCCAACAGATGATCCTCCGCTACCTTTGTGATGATGCTCCAGTCATACCTGAGACAGGAAGATAATTTCAATGTATTTACTTACAATGTCAGAGTAATACAGGTTTAAACATATAATAAAAAGCTAGGAACCAAATTTTCACTTAAAAATATGGAGCACATCCATGTGTGAACAATTACTGTGTGGGCACGGGCAACAGTTTTACAACAGGGGGGAAGAAAAGGCTGTGGTACCACCTATTACATCACAATATGCGACTGTATTCCTACCTCTTATTCTTCTTATAGCTCTTGGCAAGCTCTTCACACACAGCCTGTTGGAACTTCAGTATCGGCAGGTTGTTGTGCCGATCCGATGGGGTGGATGACAGCGAGTATGCTGCTGTTCTCGTCCTATGACAAACCACAGGAGGGGAAGCTGTCACCAGAGACACTGGATGGCCTGAGTTCTTCCTCCCATGGCACTTAGAGGGAGATTTCTTTAGTGATATTGTCTTGTCTtgatgtgcagcagcaggtgcaggtTTTTCCTGCATGTGTTCATCCTCTTCACTCCCATGGTAATCATCAATCTGACTGTTGTGCAGAGAAAGATAGCCGCTGTCCTCAAACCCTTCATCCAGAGTCCCATCATGCTCCCTGCTGGAGCTGTTTTCCTTGTTGTGCACTGCTCTGGTGTTGTCATTGAGAGAAAACAACACCGTGGTCACCGCTACAGGTGGACACTGGGGTTTGATAGGGTTGGGCTCTTTTACTGGGGAAGCTTTGAGGTGAAGCACCCTGGACTCTGCACCAGCCACAGAAGCAGAGCTTTTCTCCAGATTACTGGCCATGGCAGCCTTGTAGTGAGGGCATTTCATGGTGACTTCCTTGGGGTGAAACATACACACTGTGCAGTATGTAGATTTCTGGACAAGAAAGAGACAAATGGGGAGAATGTGTCAGGTTTCGAATGTGACTGTCAAGCCTGCACAGCAAAATGGCTTCCCTCATGGAAGATAATTTAGCCATCTCTAAACAGAGATTACTTGTACGTTTTGTGACATGTAAGAAAGGAATAACACACAACGAAACAGATGTTAAACTGTTAACATTAACATTGAGTATAGTTAGAAAGTCTTCCGCCAAATATTTTGCAAATCAAATGGTCGATTTTGGCGCGATGCAGATTTGGCGGTGAGGTTGCAGTGACGTAAAGATACTCGGACAAGCTACATCGGGTTGCAGCCTTTAGGTTAAATACATACAATTGCGTTTTAGGATAAGGAACATCTCGGGATATAATCTGTTAAACAGGTGAATTTTCCATGTTACATATCCGCTGTTAGCATTATTGAGCTGACTTTACGCGCGTACAGTGGCTGTGTGGAAAGTAACTTGAAACTAAGAAGCGAGTTTGTCAGCTCTTAGGCAACTAAGTGCTGAAGTCAAGTATTAGTATACAATATCCGGAAATTCATAATAGTTTaggtttgtattgtttttcccATTTAATTTCCCAAGCCAGTCGAACGACCGGCGGCTAACGCTAACTATCCCAGCTAGTACCCCGCCAAGCTAACATCGATCACAAAACAACATACTGCACGTAGATAAACGTTTGTCGTTCAGAGGCTGAAAGATGTGAAATGGAGCCTCTTACCTTTGCTTATATCGTTATCCAAAGCAGACTCTTGCTTCCCTCTGTTTAGCCGCTGAGCTAACTCTCGGCTGACACCCGCTCCGCAAAAGTTAAATACTCCTCAACTGAAAATCCGCCAGTGACTCCCTCTTATTTGAAATCCGTGCACAAAAGGCGCAAACCAATCGGAGCGAAGTGGGTGTTTGTCCCTTTAAAATATCAACCAATGGGAGCTGACGTTGTCAGTGTTGACGTCAGCACGCAGTCGACGTGTTTCCGCTGGTATTTCCCATCTGACgtgaaacacaaatgaaaatggCCTCTTCACGGTAGCGGTCCGAGTTTATATAAACTGAGTTATAACTACAGAACCGACGTATCTGAAGTCAGCAGACTTTAGTCGAATTGAACATTAGGCTACATCATACTATAAACAGGTATATTGGTGGGAGCAGTGGTCGTCAAATACTAAACAAATCTAAATAATCTCTTTCATGTTTAAAGTACCCTAAttgttttcaaatgtgaaatTAACTTTAATATAATTCAGATATCGAGTGTATATTTATTATACAGTTTCAAATTGTTCAGGCtattcactgtttttgagcGGTATGTTCATAAAAGTGGCTATAATGGAAACTTTATCAGATGTGTTAGGCAAGAAATAGCCTACCACTTGccataatcccatacataccctgagtagatgcattgaacaaatcaatgattggatgtgtcagagttttcttcagttaaacaaagataagactgaaataattgtttttggatccaaggaagaacgacttaaagtctctgctcagcttcagtctgtaatgttgaaaactacagaccaagtcagaaaccttggtgtgactgtggactcagacatgaatttcagcagccatattaagacagttacaaagtcagcctactatcaccttaagaatatatccaggataagagggcttatgtctcggcaggatttggagaaacttgttcacgcatttatcttcagcagacttgactactgtaatggtgtccttacaggactccctaaaaactccatcagacagctgcagctgattcagaacgctgctgctcgagtcctaacaagaaccaaaaaagtagatc includes:
- the fbxo5 gene encoding F-box only protein 5; this encodes MFHPKEVTMKCPHYKAAMASNLEKSSASVAGAESRVLHLKASPVKEPNPIKPQCPPVAVTTVLFSLNDNTRAVHNKENSSSREHDGTLDEGFEDSGYLSLHNSQIDDYHGSEEDEHMQEKPAPAAAHQDKTISLKKSPSKCHGRKNSGHPVSLVTASPPVVCHRTRTAAYSLSSTPSDRHNNLPILKFQQAVCEELAKSYKKNKRYDWSIITKVAEDHLLDRVIGGQMGCEYVDMFSSLLSRNMRSILTNILSLLGDMDLISCKKVSRTWRKIICDDTAALNRCQQAEHARRESRSSLSQRAGGLTRDVAMSRVVLSCMQTLASSSTQSSLSSSSSTPSCKVNRQTLPAQKSGTPTCTRFGEYMQAASNLKQHESLRPCKRCGSPATHFTEVQRAKCMRPSCLFDFCTICQESYHGSTPCRAVQPRSHFSSTKTTPIIPGSARSKRSIRRL